The region ATTCAAAGCGCCTTATTCGCCTGGTCATCGAGTATGCCTTGAGCCTGTTTCCCTTCAAGATGACCACTGTGGAGACACCGCAGGGAGTGCTATACGAGGGCAAGCGCATGGCCTCTCGAAAGATCTGCGGCGTTTCCATATTGCGTGCCGGCGAGACCATGGAGCAGGCCGTCTGTGATGTTTGCAAGGACATACGTATTGGGAAAATCCTCATACAGACCAATCTTAAGACCGGGGAGCCAGAGCTTTACTACCTGAGGCTTCCCAAAGACATAAAAGACTACAAGGTGATACTAATGGATGCCACCGTTGCCACTGGGGCTGCGGCCATGATGGCCATTCGTGTCCTCCTAGATCACGATGTGCCCGAAGATAACATCATTCTGGCCTCGCTGCTGATGGCCGAAATCGGTGTACACTCCATTGCATATGCCTTTCCTAAGGTGAGTATTCCTCCTTCCTACTGGGGCATCCTTCCACTTGGTCATGTGCTTAATTTTATCAATTTCTCTGCAGGTTAAAATCGTTACTTCCGCTCTAGATCCGGAGATTAATAGTAAGTTTTATGTAATACCCGGCATTGGTAACTTTGGCGATCGCTACTTCGGCACGGAGCCCTCAGACGACTACTAGAGAGAAGGCCACTCGACCACTGTGGACAAGCAACAAGTTTCTAATGTATCCTAGGCTAAGTTGAAAGCGTTACTTAAATTATGAATTCGGAGCAAGATGCGTTTTTATTGCTCGACCTAAAGCTAGAGAAACCTTAtgagcaactgcagcagaaAAGCCAGGCTTCCCACCACAAGGGCAATGCCCACATAGCGCTGGATCAGCTTGTCTCGATTCCTCCCGGTCATCGTTAATTCCATTGGAGCCTCTTGCTTTTTTGCACATCGCGTCCAGTCCCGCTCATCATCCAGAATCTCGCCCACCATACTGAATTTGCTGACACTGGTAATGCGGACGTGGACCCGGGTGCCCAGCAGATTGTCCCGCATGGGCAGCAGGACCTGCTCATAGCTTTTGTTGTGCCCCACATAGTGGAGCTTGTCGTGAGAGATTTCTGTGACCAGAACCGTGTACATTTCGCCCACTCGCTGCGCATATGGCTCGTAGCTGTAGAAGAGATCCGTCAGTCGTTTGGTGCGCTTCTTTACCAGGTTGGCGGGTATGCGCTCCATTTTCGCTGCCGGTGTGCCAGGCCGGGGAAAGAACTGATTGATGAACAAGCTGGGGAAGCGGTATCTGCCGCACAGCGTCATCGTCTCCTCGAAATCTTCTTCGGTCTCTGTGGGAAAACCGCAAATGATGTCGGTGGCAATGGTAACGCCAGGAACACGTTCACGCAGAAAGTCCACTACGTGCTCGAAATCTTTGCGACAATATTCGCGCTTCATCTCGCCCAGCACCGAGTCACTGCCGCTCTGTGGAGACAGAAGATGTTAGCGGTTGATCCAAGGAATCGATTCGCATGTGGTTTGCACTCACCTGAACGGGAACATGTAAAAAGGCATAGACACGTGGGTGCTGTAGTACCTTTGCCACCTCTTCCAGATGCTCCAGAATGTAGGGGGGATTCGTCATGCCCACACGCAGCATGCAGTGCTCTGGGATAACTTCGACCAGTTTCCAGAGCAGCTCTGGCAGGGAGCTGCCTATGTCTCGGCCATAGGCCCCAGTGTCTTCCGATGTTAGCCAGATCTCGCAACAGCCTTCCGCAAAGGACTGTCGCGCACGATCCACAATCTCCTCGGGTGGATAGCTGGCCAGGTCTCCGCGAGCATGCTTCGTTTTGCAGTATGTGCACTGGTTCAGACAGCCCGTGTTTATGGATATTATCTCGATGAGTGGATTCTTGCGCACCTTGGGTAGCGACAGTGGAGCTCCGGCCACCCGACGACCATGTACCTTCTTATTTTGCAGTAGACGTACGCTGTGTCCCTTCAGAGTCTCTTCCACCACCTCCACGACGCGATCGATCTGCTGCACTCCGATCACAGACAGGCCACGCAAATAGTCGGACTTTGGCGCTCCCTGGGGCACGCAGCCTGCCACCACAACATGCTTGCCGTTGCTCATCCCCGACTCGATCTCATTGCGAAAGGTGTCCTCGGAGGGATTCTTCACGGTGCAGCTGTTGAGCAGCCA is a window of Drosophila pseudoobscura strain MV-25-SWS-2005 chromosome 3, UCI_Dpse_MV25, whole genome shotgun sequence DNA encoding:
- the LOC4803921 gene encoding threonylcarbamoyladenosine tRNA methylthiotransferase encodes the protein MQQLEQDFPGNDIDDIEDLISAEDVKPQERYQNKKSVTVRAKKRVQIKPETDAEEKPNPRPTIYESVIPGTQKVFVKTWGCAHNNSDSEYMAGQLAAYGYKLSGKDEADLWLLNSCTVKNPSEDTFRNEIESGMSNGKHVVVAGCVPQGAPKSDYLRGLSVIGVQQIDRVVEVVEETLKGHSVRLLQNKKVHGRRVAGAPLSLPKVRKNPLIEIISINTGCLNQCTYCKTKHARGDLASYPPEEIVDRARQSFAEGCCEIWLTSEDTGAYGRDIGSSLPELLWKLVEVIPEHCMLRVGMTNPPYILEHLEEVAKVLQHPRVYAFLHVPVQSGSDSVLGEMKREYCRKDFEHVVDFLRERVPGVTIATDIICGFPTETEEDFEETMTLCGRYRFPSLFINQFFPRPGTPAAKMERIPANLVKKRTKRLTDLFYSYEPYAQRVGEMYTVLVTEISHDKLHYVGHNKSYEQVLLPMRDNLLGTRVHVRITSVSKFSMVGEILDDERDWTRCAKKQEAPMELTMTGRNRDKLIQRYVGIALVVGSLAFLLQLLIRFL